The sequence below is a genomic window from Brachyhypopomus gauderio isolate BG-103 chromosome 20, BGAUD_0.2, whole genome shotgun sequence.
aaatttcacgactggatttattgcacaggtggcatcctatcacagtgattggaacacattattcttataattttgatgggtgagtgaatacttatattattttatgttaTATAAGAAATATAACCTTGCTAGAACTGGGTTGGAcgccttttgccttcagaactgtcttaaccctttgtggcatagattcaacaaggtactagaaacattcctcagagagtctgatctatattgacatgatagcatcatgaTAGACCATTCGAGTACAATGAACTCATTATCGTATTCAAGAAACCATTCTGAGATGATTtgcactttatgacatggtgcattatcctgctggaagtaggatgcgtacactgtggtcataaatggATGGACattgtcagcaacaatactcaggtaggctgtggcattgacacaaaacatcccccacaccattgcaccgccaccaccagcctgaaccattgatacaaggcaggatgggtCTACGCTTTCATCTTGTTGATGGCAAATtcttgagactcatcagaccaggcaatgtttttcctatcttctattgtccaattttggtgagcctgtgcgaattgtagcctcagtgtCTTGTTCTTAATTGACAGGAAAGGCACCTGGTGtgatcttctgctgctgtagcccatctgccccAAGGTTCGATGTGTGGTGtgctcagagatgctcttctgcacgGTATTGGAAGAGCGGTattgtttctgacagtttgagcagaaacatggatattagtggcctgctggaggtcatcttgcagggctctggcagtgctcctcctgttcctccttgcacaaaggaggaggtagtggtcctgctgctgggttgttgccctcctacggccccctccgtgtttcctggtgtactggcctgtctcctggtatctgctccatgttctggacactgtgctgacagacacagcaaaccttcttgccacagctcgcattgatgtgccgtCCTGggtgagctgcactacctgagccacttctgtgggttgtagacaccacCTCATGCTACCTCGATgatgagagaactgacaaaatacaaaagtgaccaaaacatcagccagaaagaaTGAGAACAgagtctgtggtcaccacctgcagaaccacttctttatagggggtgtcttgcaaattgcctctcatttctacctgttgtctgttccgtttgcacaacagcaggtgaaactgATTCACGATCAGTGTTGCTTCTTAACTGagcaggttggtttcacagaagtgtggttgacctgggagttacattgtgttgtttaagtgttcacTATATGTATATTCATACAAGCAACGAGCCAGGAGGCGGGAACACATCTGGAGATCCCAGAGGGGCGGAGCCGCACCTGCTGAGCAGACCGACAGCCAGATACTTCACAAGACACATGCAGGATCCATTGTGCTATAGTTATGGGTATAAGGAGTGTCACAGTACCGAGACTTGAGTTGTCAGCAGCCGTTGTTGCTGTTCGTACAAGCTACTTACTAAGAAGGGAGCTGGAACTAGAAGACACATTTTTCTGGACAGACTCAAAGGTTGTTCTGGAATGTTAGTAATGATATCAGACACCTTCATGTGTTTGTAGCAAACAACATCCAGCACATCAGGGAGAGTACTAAGCCAGTGGAGATACTTGACCTCAGAAGAAAATCCTGCTGACCATGCGTCAAGGGCCTTAAGGTAAAGGAGCTTCTAGCTTCCAACTGGTTTACAGGTCATGACTTCCTCTGGTGTGCTGAGCTACCCAGCGGATACATCAAGGTGGGAGATCCAGAAGTTTGCAAGGCCTTTGTATATAAGACTTTGACAACAGaagattaaattaaattaaattaaattctacAATGTGGGATAGTGTGAGAGTAAGTTTATATAAATGATAGCAGTGTATGGAGATGTTTTATTTAGTTAGTGCCAATGTCTGATGATTTGATTAGTCTCGAATGTGCAAACCAAATTTGTAAAATCTTGTTAACAGTCTATTTCTCAGGTGTACCTTAACACAGACTATGTTAAATACATTCATAagtgcatgtatgtatatggATTTACGTAGTTAAAGTTCCTTGCCCAATTTCTTTAACATGCTAATATGCTATAACATCCTATGTAATGTGTACACAATCTTTTCATAaattttacaatttttttttacaaaccattgaattgaattaaatttttttcttgacttttattttgaaatgttttgctATATGGTAGGAGATGAAGATTGTTATGACATCTAGGAGGTTATTAATCACGAGAGATTGAAAGTCCCAATGAAGAGAACTCTAAAGAAAAACAGACATTTGCTACAGACATGGAGACAAAACGATTGGGCCACACTGAGTCTCCCAGTCTCTGTACTTTTGGAATTTCTCCTTACAGACTCCTTACAGCAGACACGTCTGTAACCAACTTACCTGTTTGGGATGTGGTTGGACTCGTGTTTCATCCCTTACCTACCCAAGAAACCTCACTGTGTCAACTACCTTACCGCCGACTCCCCTGACTTCTCCAAACTATATTTCTGTACAGATCAAGGTCATCCATTTGTGTTCAAAGGAATGTTTAACTCCTAGAAACTTCAAAAAACGTCTGTCCAGAAGAGGGCACCATCAGCCTTTGCTAAATAGCCAAGCCTTAATGGAGAAAAGACATTTTGGGGGATTTTCAAGCATGTACAAATTTGTTTTAGAATTTTGAAAATGTTATGAAACGGCATTTAACCACTCTTAAGACAATAAAGATGAAATATGTAAAACATAAAAAGCAAGTACACTTAAATGTTGAAGCTCATCACTAATGACTATATGGACCAGCTCATTGGCAAATTAATGCCACATATAAACCGGTTACCCATAATGATGAGGGCCAGCACATATGCACTAGGACAGCTCCCATTGGACATCGTCATTCCTGTGGAGTGTGGCTCATTTAAAGTGGATTTGGGAAGCCAAGGTGATCTCAGCAGTGCAATCAGTAAGTCCAAAGGATGCaggttattttattttattttttgaagaCATCGTGTTTACAATAGTCATACCCATCAAAAAATAGCTGCTGTCAGTTGGGAAAATGGTGACCATGCACTCTAGCAGAAGGCAGCCATAATTTTCAAATCAATTACAGCGTCAAAGGGGCAGAGCAGCTGCTGTTGCCAGGTTTGTATTTGACCCGTTTCCACCAAAGTTACTGTAAGGTTCCCCAAGGGTTTTTGTCTTGATCACTTCTTTGGAAGTCTTATGACGGCTGTATTAAGCTTAAGTAGAGAATGTTAAAGCTCGAATTAGGTAAGCTCTTAGTCTAAGCCAGGCCTAAGTTGTTCTACTGTTTAAGTAATTTAAAGTTAAAAAGTGAAATGGGGTTTCTATTAGTAGGAAAGTCCTATATTCGGTTGGCATCCTGCTGTGAACTTGCTCAGACAGGCGAGACACGTCGGCCCTACTATAGTGCTGTACTATAGAGCTATACTGCTTGATCCGGTAAACTGTAGTGTCATGTAAACTTGATTCGTCTTGTCTAATGTCATTTAGTCACTAGTGTAAAAAATGACTGCAAAATTATGAATCCTATCATGACTGACTGAAGTCATAGTGTGAATCGGATTACAACTACACTCGAAAAAGAGAAGCCATTAGACAGAAAGGTTGGGAATCTGTTATGCAGCCCATCACCAAGTGTGAGGAATTCCCACATGCTGATGGACAGCTCCACCAGACTATCAAGGTTTTTGGTTCACAAAGGCATGTAGAGTCAGATCATGTACTGAACTACTGATTCACAATTGCAACGGCTTATACACAAGCTTATAGACCTCAAAATATTTATAACTTTCCCAATACATAATACTTACTCGTACTGTCATGGCCTTTGAAATCAAGCTCCGATTTCTGTTAATCTCCAGTCAAGGACCTGAAGCAGGCGCCTGATTCAGTGTGAAGGTCAGCGGGTTCAGCCGTTGCACCAGCCTCATCCTAATTCTGGTGGTGGTAGAATTATCGTCCATTCATATCTTCTATTCATATAACTGGTTTTCACAACCTCCATTTAATCTCATGTTCCACCATTAAAACAGAATAACTGATATATCGCATACATTGAAACTGAAAAATGTGACCAGAAAATGGGGCAAAAGGAGATTTAGCTGTTTTCAGGCTAACCTAAACTTTATTCAATGCAAATTACAGTACCGGGGTAACTACTCTTCTGAAATACCAATTTtacacagaacagaacagaacattttAACAGAACATTATTTACAGGGAGACGTTTAGCATAAGAATCACAAGAGGGAAAACAAAGTTTCAAATGAAATTACATCTCTATATAATTTCAACAGGCATTCAAGTAATAATGTGATAGTTGTCTGTAGTTATAAAGTCTCAACAGCTACACACAAGTGTATGTTCATATATGCAGCAACcgtctttcatttattttatttttttaaagcattttcaCTGAACCTGTGTGATTGTGCAGGTAATTAATTTAGACAAAAAGTTATTTAAAATGGGATCTGGATAGTCGTTTTGGAAGTGACATGTCTATGGCTGTAAATTGTACAGGCAGAAAGCATTTACATACTCTAAAATGCATCATTACTGATATTTATTATGTACTTAATGCTACGTGACATGTCTCCCATCGAGTGCTGCTGAAAGCGTACgttttacagaaaaaaaaatcccactTGTGTAATACTTATTGCCATAGTTGATTAAGTAATACTGCAGAGAGTGACATCATATTCTTTTAACAGTAAGCGGGTAAAAAGAATAACAGCAGACACCAAAAATAACTGTAATAACAGTTCTTTTTAAAAGACCCTACACATGTGCACCCTTAAAATAGAGACAGGCGATTACGGCTCAAAGGGTGAGACCAAGGGGCTGAAAGGAGAGAGCCGTTCTGTGCACACTGCCATCAAGTCTCTCATTACAGATAAAAGTACACGGAGAGCAAAGGGACTAAACATAACAGCACCAttagagaagaaaaaacaaataaaaacaaaaacaaccaaacacTGCTCGGCTGAACGTCTTTTCCTTTGGTCTAGGAATTTGTAGTTACCAAGATTAGTACAGACAGGTCAGAACATGATCCTAGACGTAATCACCTTTTTCCCCTTTTCAACAAAAGTAAAACAGTTAAAGATCCGGAGAGAATTACCACCGAGTTCACAAGTTAACGGCGGCCACGCGTgttgaataaaataaaatgtccgTTCGTGGTTTTTAGGGCTTTTCATGAACTGAGAGTTAAGTGTATTAAACTCAAACTACTAATGCCCTTCACATCCCAATGAGATCGATCATAAAGTGTGAACTATGAAACAGGCTTTGGGCTCAGCTTAAGACAACCAAGCAGTAGTCACGTTACATTTAACGGCCGTGTAATAACCCCCGGCCCCGTGATGCTTGGGAACACATACTTCCAAAACtcaaacataaaaataaaaaaaactaaaataaacaaattaaaatgtaaaaagccACAAGCAGCAGGATGAGGACTGGAACAGCCAGGAGAGgctgaggaagagaggaggaggagatctgGGAACTGTGGTCTTTCAACAGCACTCCAGGGAGGTCCATGGCTCTAAGGTGAAGTTACTCATTCACACTAATCTGAGGTCAGTTTCACCCTTTCAGGATCTCAACCCTGGTCTCAGATTAGCAACCCAGGGCTCCACGTAGTCGTCGATGTTACACTAATAGATGGCTGGTTTCATTTTCCCCCGCAACCCTGAATCTTAGGAGGTCCAACGGGCGTGTCCACATGGCACATAGTTACTGCCACTACAATCGGTTGCATGGCACAAGCTCAGTGATGCTGATTCACAACCATCTCATTACAGAAATCTCCCAGACCCGTCGACGGGCATCACAGAAAAGCGCTCTTGGATCAGCAGGGATGGCCAAGTTCTGCAAAGACCGGCGGAGGTATTTCACAAAGCTGTTGTTTTGATTCAGTGGCGTGATTTGAGTTAGCTGGACAACTGCTCAGATAAAACCTGGAGACCCTGTATATCTTGAACACGAACATGAGCAAAACGTGAAGCAAGTTGGTGAAGATACCACTATAACTCAGCACGGCAGCTTTATAAACTACCCCCCTCTCCGCCCACAATATGTACTGACCCCAGTGACCCACACTgagaatccccccccccccctcccagagTTCTGAGCGCAGCCTGTGGACCTTCCTCAGACACGtcctacacagacacacgcgcTGCCATTGGCCATTTTGGACTTTCTGGCTGGGGAGGAGGCTTCTCTGCGGTTCTGGATGGAGGGGCTCTAACCCTGCCCTCCCCCTGGTGTTTGCATTggaactttgttcattgcagcATTCTGCTTATTTGACACCCTAAAAGGTCTGAAAATTTAAATACagtaggcatacatgttttcatGAACGcgcacagacaggcacacatgcgcgctcacacacacacacacacacacacacacacacacacacacacaacaaggaTCCGCCGTATGCACAGTCAGTACATACAAACCACACAGTAAACTAGATGGGAAGACTAGCACACGGAGGGGAAGTGAGAACAGAGGTATACTCCttcaaaacataaaaaatggaagaagtaaaaaaaaaaaagagcatAGAGTATATAAAGCAGCAGAGCATCCATGCCGAGCATACGTACACATCAACCCAACAATACCATGAAAGAGGCAACATTACACACATGATATTTCACAGGAACCCAATATATAGCCCACAAAAGCCTCGGAAATCTGCTCTCGCCCATTCAACGCGTTCTAGGTTTAAGTAGCCCTTTTAGACTGGTCTGGGATCAGGGACCCAAGCCAAATCATAACCTTCACCATTACGACGGTCACACTGCTTAAAACTGGCAACACGCGTCTACAACTCGGATCAGTCGTCGTGTCCCTTCTTGTCCTCGGTCCCAAGTCTCGCACGCTTTCTCAGAGATGCTTCAGCGCATACTAGTTACAGGTCTCAGGTCAGCGGCAAAACAAAATACTCATGGGCAGACAGAGAGGCCAGCGAGCTCGGTTCCACCACACTGACCCTCAACGCCGTTTCTGTCTAGGACCAGAGACTGGCAAGTTTGCCACACACTCCTACTTTGTTCTCCTGGGCcctgggtcaaaggtcacaaGGTTGGGGCCAAGGTGCAGAGATCTGCATTCGGTATGATTACAAGAAAGGTTGCAACCAAGGCTACTGTGAACCAATTACCCttaaaacagaaaataaaaacaattgaaGGAGACACATGAAAAGCATATCTGTAGGTCTATATATCTGTATCTCTATATAAGCACACGTATATATTATCATCAAACTTCTCGTCATTTCCTCTCCTCCCCAAGCcaagaacagaggagaggctTTTAAGGACATCCTTAATGTCTTttagtataaataaataaaaacaaaaacaaaaaacaaaataaactaATGGGGGTTGGGGGAAGAGAAAGTAAAAATTCAGTTGGTTCGTCTGTGTCTCGTCGtgagcatttttttttcttttttcccccctcttTCATCTTtagtagccccgcccccaacctgGGGGGAGTGGGCGTGGTTTATGAGCAGCATCATGGGGTTGGCCTGTTGAGTGGTTGGGTGGTGCTCAGGTAGAGGGGTTGGGGGCGGAGGCAGAGGCGGCATTGGTGGCTGGGCCACGTTCTCCACTGCTGATGTCTaagacggggagagagagagagagagagagagagagagagagagagagatgaaggtaAAGCTACGTTTGTGCTGGACTGCTAAGAGTGGTGTTTGCAGGTGAGTGCTAACCTGCAGTAGAGGAGGTGCAGGAAGGAGGGGAGGCTCCTGATTGGCTACGGGCGTGGGCGGGAATGAGTACTGACGCCAGTGAGGGGTTGCTGGACAACTCTTAAACCAGAGCAAAGAAGAAGAAGCCATTACTACACACTGCACCATTTAATCCACTCGGTCAATGAAAAGGCCTGCGTGGTATGCTAAACCAGGTCTAGAATAATAAAGATATACTATGGACATGGGTGTGGTCAAAGCTTTTAGTTTGGTACAggtctgtgtgaatgtgaggGCGGGtcttaaacgtgtgtgtgtgtgtgtgtgcgtgcgcgcgcgcgtgtgtgtgtgtgtgtaccctgagTGGTGAAGTTGAAGAGGGGGGGTCTCTCTCTGCCGTTCGGGAGCTTGAGGGCGGGCGTGCGGAGCTCGTCGAAGAAGGCGTGTGCGCAGGCTTCCAGCGGTGTGAGGCGTGCCGTGGGGGTGTACTCCAGCAACCGCGAGCACAACGCAATCGCCTCCGGGGGGGTCTTCGGACGGAAAACCTGACACGTGCGCACAGACCAGACGGGTGAGCACACATGCTGCATTGAGACCCTAGTGCCACAGGGGGGCGCTGTGACGTCTGCAGTGCAATTTCGATTTTAGGATTCAGGCCAGTAAAAACAACGGAATATGATCGCAgcagagatagagatagagagagagagagagagagagagatagagagagagagagaacctttGTGTCAAATAAATAGCCAACTAACCTTAGTCCATGGGTGCGCTTTAATCTGTGGAAATTTGAACTCCGTGTAGTTAGGGTTCATCTCACGGATCTGCTCGCGTGTGGGGGTCCCAAGAACCTACACAGAGATGAACCAGGGGCCAAGTCAACATCTCAGACTCCATTTAACTCCTGGTGAACCCTTGGGCTGGCTGGGTCATGAGATAGAAAGGTACTGAATGAAATTTTCCTGCACTAAAATTAATTCCTGATTTTTTCACATGTGGGAACAATACTCTATAATTAACCTTACAAAATACATTTGGAAAATGTAATGCAAATTAAGTTTTGTATTATTAGAGTGAACTTtgtatgtgcaaaaaataataCCCAAGACAATATACAGCAATCAAACAGTTTCTTTTAAATATCTTTAATGGACTAAagtggactttttttttttacacacaatTGTGTCTTTTTACACAGTTATGTCTTTCAATCTGGCTGTATCATTTAACAGCACGAGAAAATGCAGCAGCTAATATTCGTCTTATAGCACTGGCCTGTTGGAGGGCAGCTTGTGTCTATGTTTATCGTAGTCTATGTACTGGACCAAATTCATCACTGTTGCTATTTTGGTTTCAGCCAACATACACTCTGACATACATGCTGCTTTACTTCACTCCACGTCTGATTCTCCGGTCCGTTTCCATCACGGCGTCCACATGGCCCTTCAGTGCCGCGTGTGCTAGGACACTATGCACCATGTGTAGTTTTGTTTCActctgtggtgtttggtgtaaCCCCCACATTCACCGTTAGCACCTGCTCTGTCCTTAATCCAAATGTGCCGTCATGCCTCATCGCCCCGTGTTGTGCTGTTGGGTCATTGATGACGCATCTTCCATTTTTAGCTCTGTGATTGACTCCATCTTACTGTGTTTTCTGATCAGACGACTTTGCGTAATGATTATCTGACTGGGGACTGGATGGTGTACTCAGCCCAAACGTCAAGAGCTTGTGGAAGTGCACACGTGCGTGCGTACTAATGTCTGTGTGTCATCTTAGCACGGTTACATCTGCCCTTAATAAATGACGCCAGCCATTGCAAGGATCCTTCCTCAACTACAGTGGTGCTCAGCAgttaaataacaaaaaaaaaaaaaaaaaagttaccaAAATGACACCCATACATAAGGCAAAGTATTCCATGCCAATACTTCCATGCccccccacacaacacacaccttgaTGATTTCGACGAGCTGGTCCACGCCACTGTCCCCGGGGAAGATGGGCTGGCCCAGCAGGAGTTCTGCCAGAACGCAGCCCGCGGACCACACATCTATGGGGGGAGAGGGCGCAAGGCGGGCAGTGAGGCACAACAGCGCACGGGCCAGAGGGGCGGGTGAAGGGGCGTGTGGGGGTGTACGATACCTATGCTGGATGTGTAGTCCGTGGCTCCGAAGATGAGCTCGGGGGCCCGGTAGTACCGAGAGCAGATGTAGGAGACGTTGGGCTCGCCACGCACAAGCTGCTTGGCACTGCggggaagagggagggagcgaTTAGCCTTCGGCATCATCAGCACCACCATTAGAGCGATGCTGCTGTTTGGCAGCTGCAGGGAACCAAACCCCGGCTGCGCTCCACGTGGCCTGGGCTGTTCTGGTAAAGGATTCCTTTGCAAACCAGCGGTGAGTCAGAGCTGCGGAACTTCCCAGGGCTATTCCAAGAGTGTCTcgctctcccccacacacacacactccctctctcccccacacacctgccaaaGTCACAGAGCTTGAGCACGGCCGTCTCGGGGTCCAATAGCAGGTTCTGGGGCTTGATGTCCCGGTGGCAGATCCCAAATGAGTGGATGTATGCCAGACTCCGAAACAACTGGTACATGTACAgctgaggggacacacacacacacacacacacacacacacacacacacacacacggctcgtCACTCATTTAAAAAGACCATTTACCACCATGTCTTAATGGCAAAAGTTTAATGCAGTTTGCTCTTCTGTATTCACATGGTAATATTTATCTGACGTCTTGGCTGTACTGATTTGAGCCCAACTGGGTTTGTCTTTTGGGTCACAAGGCGGAAGGCCTGTACCTTCACGTAGAGCATGGGGAGGATCTGTTTGGCCCGGCTGTAGTGTCGGGAAACCCGGTAAACCGTCTCTGGAACGTAGTCCAGCACCAGGTTCAGGTAGACCTCATCCTTCTGCAAATTGTGCGGAGAGCGAAACGTCACTCAGACATGGTTTTCCTCCAAAGGAGCAAGCAAATCAAGCGATCAAATGAAGTTCGGGCTTAAGAGAATGTAGAAACAGTGCTACACAGAGGATAAGCTTAATGATCTGTGCTTTCCCCAACAGACATCACTAATCAAACACAGGCAAGAGGCAAACAGTGATATgctaataatttttattttcagACTTCACTGGAATGACTCACCAGAAGCGTATCATTTGCCACAGTACTAGTCTACCCTGAGGGATAGCGTGTATGCTTGTGGAGATGTACTTTTGTACAGTCaacttatttttcttttttactttttattttttttgctgtatCTTTACCCCACATtctcttttttgtgtgtttgaaaAAATGCTCTCCTGTTGCAGCCCGGCCTCAAAAATAAACCCGCTGAAGATGATGAGTCACTTTCTGCCTCACAACAGCAGCCCTGCAATTACTCTCCTATTGGCTGAACGGTTTGCGGAGGGCAACATGATTGGTTTTCCTTAACGTTCTGCGCTGAATGCCACCATGCGATTGGCTGCAGAGGTGCAGATGCTTTGTGATTATCTGATGTCAGAGAAGCATCCACAGAGCGTGCCATCTACAGGAACACAAGCTTAGATTCTGTTGTGTGTGGATGCGTTTGggtgcgctgtgtgtgtgtgtgtgtgtgtgtgtgtgtgtgtatgcatatattTTATTCTAGATAGGATAATGGGCATATTGGTCAAATGAAGAAATTAATCAGAAAGAAGCAGCTCAAGTGTAGGTGCTGGATAAGGGGTCTACACCTGAGAAGTGCAGACCTTTCTGCAGACACAAGAGAACCCTGTGTCCCCATAACCCATTTCATCTAAACACACCAGCTCACACTCTTGGCTTGAGTAGAGTTATCTTCACTCACTGATAACTCTACTCAACCCAAACGTCAAGAGCTTGTGGAAGTGCACACGTGCGTTCGTGTGTACTAATGTCTGTGTGTCATCTTAGCACGGTTACATAACACAGCTGACCCTTTATCTAGGTCAGGACATACTCCCATGGGTCAGCCACACCCACATCACCATGGGACAGAAGAGGCTGCAGACATGACAGCACGGAATTCTCTCACTATGtctagctctgtgtgtgtgtgtgtgtgtgtgtgtgtgagtgtgtgtgtgagtgagtgagtgagagagagacaggcagacacaggATGCCGTCCTGTGTGTTAGAATTTTGTACCAGACAATTATAACTCCCAGAAGAAGTAAGGATGGTTAATAAACCACAAATTCCAATAAGtgcattattaaaataaataaataaataaaaactatattgTGGTGCTAAGAACATGTGCTAGCTGATTTTCTCCTGTAATATTTCAGAACAGTCTTGAGGAAATACACAGAGCCATGGACTTGATTAAAGTTCCCTGCGTGGTGTAGCGCGTCCATCATTAAAGGGTTTCCTGTTCCGCTCAGACACTCCTGCGCAACTCTTACGCCAACCGCACTCCCTCCTCTGATCGACTCCTCGCCCGCGGTGGACAAGAAAAAAGCCTCGATTGTGCGCGTGTACGTAAGAATAACTCTCTACGTCAGCGCTTTGAGTAATTCCACACCCACGCTCCTTTGGCCAGTGTTAATCGTAAAGCCCGCTCTATTTCCAGTTCATGATGTAAGGACTTTAGCTGTTGCACGGATTTGACCTCACGGCTGGTGAAGGCATGCGGCGAGCACCCAGCATCTAGCGGAGGTCCTTCTCCAGCAGACCCACGGCCAGCGTCTCACGGGAACGTTTGATGCCTCTCTGGTTCTACTTAGCTTTTTAGAACACAGGGCACCGTGGTTGTCCTTCCACACTCCTTATACAAATGACCCCAGGGGTGGGCTCTCCAACTATAGTTTGGGAGGTTATTTGTTCATTACGTAAATATACAACTAATCTCCGTTATCCACGGCTTATTTTTAATTCAGCAAAAATAAACTACCCATTTTATCAACAAGCTTGCATTACATCAGcaattgtgtgagtgtgtcagagctacaaattgattcacaCGACAGACATTCTACTATACAAAAAAACTATGaaataatataaaaacattattGTAAGATTATTTTTAAATGCATACTTGGAGTGACGCAAGTCTAAATAAAGTATATTTTAAAAGGTTGTACAACAAAATCAAAAAGAAAGTTAATGGATTATACACACAGAAAAGGGAAAAGGCTGGAAAGTGTTTGACCTTCCTTATAAAATAGCCCACATATTCATCAGCTATGGAGAACTATACAGCAGGTGAACCCAATAAACTGACAGGACTGTATATAGAATATGTAAAATGtagaataaataaatgatatCCAGGTTAGGTTGTGCCTCCTTGCCTTTATATGAAGCACTATTATGGCACACATTATTACAACAGCAATGTTAAGGATGCCAAACGAATACTGAACTACAGGAACAAGCATGTTAGAGGTTACGATATTTACAGCATGCAGATGTTGTTTTTAGACGGATGAATATTCAGAAACATGTTTGTAAACACCAACAAGCATCTGAAGCCTATACAAAGGTATTCAGTCCTAGAACACAACCCTTTCAGTAAAAGCACAGTGTGGTCCCACGCAAAGAATTAGCCAATGTAAAATAACATCAAGGGATCTGCAGACAGATCCTTGTGTCAACAGGTTTCTATTCCAGTCCTGTAGAACTCTACCTCCGAGTCATAACTATGCTGCTTTAACCAAGGACTCCAACAGTACtaaggggagaggaggggagg
It includes:
- the gsk3bb gene encoding glycogen synthase kinase 3 beta, b isoform X2 → MPLYICTRGDKDGSKVTTVGATPGQGPDRPQEVSYTDTKVIGNGSFGVVYQAKLCDTGELVAIKKVLQDKRFKNRELQIMRKLDHCNIVRLRYFFYSSGDKKDEVYLNLVLDYVPETVYRVSRHYSRAKQILPMLYVKLYMYQLFRSLAYIHSFGICHRDIKPQNLLLDPETAVLKLCDFGSAKQLVRGEPNVSYICSRYYRAPELIFGATDYTSSIDVWSAGCVLAELLLGQPIFPGDSGVDQLVEIIKVLGTPTREQIREMNPNYTEFKFPQIKAHPWTKVFRPKTPPEAIALCSRLLEYTPTARLTPLEACAHAFFDELRTPALKLPNGRERPPLFNFTTQELSSNPSLASVLIPAHARSQSGASPPSCTSSTADISSGERGPATNAASASAPNPST
- the gsk3bb gene encoding glycogen synthase kinase 3 beta, b isoform X1; protein product: MSGRPRTTSFAESCKPAPQPSAFGNVKVSRDKDGSKVTTVGATPGQGPDRPQEVSYTDTKVIGNGSFGVVYQAKLCDTGELVAIKKVLQDKRFKNRELQIMRKLDHCNIVRLRYFFYSSGDKKDEVYLNLVLDYVPETVYRVSRHYSRAKQILPMLYVKLYMYQLFRSLAYIHSFGICHRDIKPQNLLLDPETAVLKLCDFGSAKQLVRGEPNVSYICSRYYRAPELIFGATDYTSSIDVWSAGCVLAELLLGQPIFPGDSGVDQLVEIIKVLGTPTREQIREMNPNYTEFKFPQIKAHPWTKVFRPKTPPEAIALCSRLLEYTPTARLTPLEACAHAFFDELRTPALKLPNGRERPPLFNFTTQELSSNPSLASVLIPAHARSQSGASPPSCTSSTADISSGERGPATNAASASAPNPST